From the Deinococcus aetherius genome, the window TGAGGCTCGTGCTCACCTGGCCGCCGCTGCTCCGGCGGCTGGGTGTGCGCGTCGAAAACGGCGTCACCTCGGGAGCGGACATGGCCCGCCTGATCCTCGCTCCCGAATTGGAGGGGGTCTCAGGCCAGTATTTCCAGGGAATACAGCAGGTCCGGTCGTCGAGGGCCTCGTACGAGGCTTCCAAGGCCCTCGACCTGTGGCAGACCAGCATGGAGCTGGTCGGACTTGACCCGCGGCCGTCGATGCTGGTGGCCTCCTCCTGACCGTCAAGGTCGCTGAGTTCGTCGTTTGCCGCTTTCAACGCTGTGCAGGACGCTCTTTTCCCTTACTGACGCTCTTTTCCCTTACCAAGGTGGATGGATCTTGTCGTCTCCCCCACGAGTCCGCAAGGCGGTGACGCGTGCGGCGAAGATCAGGCGTTTTGCCGCTCCCGCAGGGTCTCTGGCCATAACGCGAACTGCCAGCCGCGTCCTTCTGGGTCCCGGTCGTCCTCGTTGCCCCGCGCGAGCGTACGGGGGTAGCGCCTCCAGTCCCCGCCCATCACGGCGGCTTCATGACCGTCCCGGGCCAGGCGTGAGAGGACGTGTTCCTTCAGGTCCCGCCCAACCTGCGCGAACTCCGGCCTTCCGGCGAGGTTCTCCGTTTCGCTCAGGGTACTGCTGTGATTGAGCAGGATTTCGAGGTCGTCCGCGGCGCTGTAAATGTACTTGTGCCGCTCGTTCATGGACAGGTACAGGCCCAACGGCCCGTGCTGGAACTGGCCAGTCAGCACCTCGCGCACGCGGCCCACCTCGCCGTGCAGCAGGGGCAGCAGGTTCACGCCGTCGGGCGAGAGCGGGGCGGAGTCCACTCCGGCCGCGCTCAGGAGCGTGGGGGGAAGGTCGGCCAGGCCCACCAGGGCGTGCGTCTCGGTGCCCGCCGGAAGCTGGCCGGGCCAGCGCACGACCAGGGGAATGCGCGCCGCTGCGTCGTGGAAGCCGCGCTTGCCGTATGCGCCGTGGTCGCCGAGGTATTCCCCGTGGTCGGCCATGAACACCACCAGGGTGTCCTCGGCGAGGCCGAGTTCGTCGAGGGTGCGAAGAATCTCGCCCACCCAGGCGTCGATAAAGGAGACGCAGGCGGCGTAGTACGCCCGGATGGTCCGTACGTGTTGCAGGTCGAAGTCGGGCCG encodes:
- a CDS encoding Rossmann-fold NAD(P)-binding domain-containing protein; translated protein: MPGTGLTREYPPLLRLVLTWPPLLRRLGVRVENGVTSGADMARLILAPELEGVSGQYFQGIQQVRSSRASYEASKALDLWQTSMELVGLDPRPSMLVASS
- a CDS encoding sulfatase family protein, which codes for MSGGTPLKRPNILILMADQMRHDMIGAHGHPVLQTPHLDRLVREGVSLRKAYTESPVCVPARAVFLTGQLPHRNGVFDNYTPLRPGVPTFPRLLADAGYFTQAIGKMHFEPVREGHGFRRLWLSEEIPGSVEEDEFLQDLFAAGFGHVEEPHGLRHELYYVPQPSQLPEHLHTTAWTGRKTVEFLRERAGSDEPFVCFTSFIKPHPPFDPPAPWSRLYSPLDMPDPVQHERERAWDTIFIKRQHRFKWTRPDFDLQHVRTIRAYYAACVSFIDAWVGEILRTLDELGLAEDTLVVFMADHGEYLGDHGAYGKRGFHDAAARIPLVVRWPGQLPAGTETHALVGLADLPPTLLSAAGVDSAPLSPDGVNLLPLLHGEVGRVREVLTGQFQHGPLGLYLSMNERHKYIYSAADDLEILLNHSSTLSETENLAGRPEFAQVGRDLKEHVLSRLARDGHEAAVMGGDWRRYPRTLARGNEDDRDPEGRGWQFALWPETLRERQNA